The following DNA comes from Methanobacterium alcaliphilum.
GGTGCTCCAGATAATGATTCATTCCCTGCTGGTGACCTGCCCCAACAACAGCAATTATGTGGTCTTCCTCAATATCTAAAAGTCGATGGGTCATGAAAGCATCTCTTTCTTTTACTAAAACTTCATAAGCAGCAGGAGACATTTCTTGAAAGTATTCCATTACTTCTTGTAATGTATCTCCTTCTTTCAGACTTTCCACGTCTTTTAATTCTTCTTCAGTACTGAAAAATGAAGTAATAATCCCGGAAACAAACTTTATTTTTTCCCACAAACTCATGGCTTTAATGGCTCTTTGAAGAGTTAAATTAATATCTCGATCAATTAAAGCAATTCGAGCATTAACTTCTTCGGCGGCTTCGACTGCGGCTAACATTTCGGACCCGGGTTTGACTCCTAAATCATCCCCTATTTTACGCTGCATATATGTTAAAAAACCACTTATCAAAAATAATCCGATATTATTGCCTTTAATAACGTCTTTGATTGAAAAGTTATCTTTTTCATCTATCCCTAACTTCTCTCTCATGAGCCTTTGATACCTTCCAGCATCTAATTCTACAGCAACTACTTCTGGTTTATCCTCAATTATTGTATTTTTAACT
Coding sequences within:
- a CDS encoding TraB/GumN family protein: MKKECLKIIGTAHVSQKSVEEVKNTIIEDKPEVVAVELDAGRYQRLMREKLGIDEKDNFSIKDVIKGNNIGLFLISGFLTYMQRKIGDDLGVKPGSEMLAAVEAAEEVNARIALIDRDINLTLQRAIKAMSLWEKIKFVSGIITSFFSTEEELKDVESLKEGDTLQEVMEYFQEMSPAAYEVLVKERDAFMTHRLLDIEEDHIIAVVGAGHQQGMNHYLEHPEEIPPLHELLNLEKSRVSLGKVLMLLIPALFIGIFFLAFLNGISIQGGLLEYILLTGGLAFIGSLLFGSKIPSAIVAFLVAPITAIHPLLAAGWFAGLVEAKLRHVGYKDLSDFTKCESFRDLWGNNLFRVLMVVLGANIGCSIGTFITIPQVILPLFGKLMGWN